The following are encoded in a window of Miltoncostaea marina genomic DNA:
- a CDS encoding polyprenol monophosphomannose synthase yields MTGPRGPVWVVLPTYEEAENVQLMLRAVLATADRAGLDLRVLVVDDGSPDGTADLAAAVAAADGRVAVLRRAAKEGIGPAYRAGFRRALDEGARLVVEMDCDFSHDPARLPALVAAAADADLVLGSRYVRGGGVARWGPLRRAISRGGCLYAQAVLRVPVRDLTGGFKCFRREVLEAIPLDEVTAAGYGFQIEMTYRALVLGFRVAEVPIVFTERERGTSKMSRRIVWEAAALVPRLRRRLGGARAAAAAATPTPTPEPDPAAPAP; encoded by the coding sequence GTGACCGGCCCGCGGGGGCCCGTCTGGGTCGTCCTGCCGACCTACGAGGAGGCGGAGAACGTCCAGTTGATGCTGCGGGCCGTGCTGGCCACGGCGGACCGCGCCGGCCTCGACCTGCGCGTGCTGGTGGTCGACGACGGCTCGCCGGACGGCACGGCGGACCTCGCCGCGGCGGTCGCCGCCGCCGACGGCCGGGTGGCGGTGCTGCGGCGGGCGGCGAAGGAGGGGATCGGGCCGGCCTACCGGGCCGGCTTCCGCCGGGCGCTCGACGAGGGCGCGCGGCTCGTGGTCGAGATGGACTGCGACTTCTCCCACGACCCGGCCCGCCTGCCGGCGCTCGTGGCGGCGGCCGCCGACGCCGACCTCGTGCTCGGCTCGCGCTACGTGCGCGGCGGCGGCGTCGCCCGCTGGGGGCCGCTGCGCCGCGCGATCAGCCGCGGCGGCTGCCTGTACGCGCAGGCCGTGCTGCGGGTGCCCGTGCGCGACCTGACCGGCGGCTTCAAGTGCTTCCGGCGCGAGGTGCTCGAGGCCATCCCGCTCGACGAGGTGACGGCGGCGGGCTACGGCTTCCAGATCGAGATGACCTACCGCGCGCTCGTGCTCGGCTTCCGGGTGGCCGAGGTGCCGATCGTCTTCACGGAGCGCGAGCGCGGCACCTCGAAGATGAGCCGGCGCATCGTGTGGGAGGCCGCCGCGCTCGTGCCGCGCCTGCGCCGCCGCCTCGGCGGGGCACGGGCGGCCGCCGCGGCGGCGACGCCGACGCCGACGCCGGAGCCGGACCCGGCCGCGCCCGCGCCCTAG
- a CDS encoding PucR family transcriptional regulator — MTAHAPIAAPAGEAATLADLMRLAALAGTRLVPPRAPLDAAVTSIVLADADAPAEAGALLVAPEPPAEVPAGCVAVLCRAAPPRGVGVPALVLPPGAAWGEVIAALASAVTGGGAQAAAARARAGLRAPLVEGRGHAGIAEAAATMLGTPVAILDEYLDVRGAHGLDAEQEAFLAEAIVRARGHGPASVMGPFVEERMPGVRRDAITGPAGPVGVLVAWLGDPLSPVERGIVTEVCEAAVMERAREEVVTATESRLRGDLIEELMAGEAVSRESIVRRARHLGADLSDGAVALIGTLQDPHTEGRLITDPRLVRRFLQQARAAIDLHWPRSLVDWNEGRLLALLPPAGRGAGGDPTREEIEAQAFTLGKRLLGATRATVPGLALTLALSRYTPEPERLGVALDESRLALSIGERLGRIGEVVTFEETGTYKLLFQIFADRPEELIAFYDQTIAPLVRYDEQYQTELVGTLSTYLGNDCNLAATASTLYTHRHTVRYRLDRIAELSGLDIGRTDDREKLSLGLKAMRLLGRRVAVPAGKAARRKAS; from the coding sequence GTGACCGCCCACGCACCGATCGCAGCGCCCGCCGGCGAGGCCGCCACCCTGGCCGACCTGATGCGCCTGGCGGCCCTCGCGGGGACCCGCCTGGTGCCGCCCAGGGCCCCGCTCGACGCCGCGGTCACCTCCATCGTGCTGGCCGACGCCGACGCCCCGGCCGAGGCGGGCGCGCTGCTCGTCGCGCCCGAGCCGCCGGCCGAGGTGCCCGCCGGGTGCGTGGCCGTGCTCTGCCGCGCCGCGCCGCCCCGCGGGGTCGGCGTGCCGGCGCTCGTGCTGCCGCCGGGGGCCGCCTGGGGCGAGGTGATCGCCGCGCTGGCGAGCGCGGTGACCGGCGGCGGCGCCCAGGCGGCGGCGGCCCGGGCCCGGGCCGGCCTGCGCGCCCCGCTCGTGGAGGGGCGCGGCCACGCGGGCATCGCCGAGGCGGCCGCGACGATGCTCGGCACCCCGGTGGCGATCCTCGACGAGTACCTCGACGTGCGCGGCGCGCACGGGCTCGACGCGGAGCAGGAGGCCTTCCTCGCCGAGGCCATCGTGCGCGCCCGCGGCCACGGGCCGGCCTCGGTGATGGGCCCGTTCGTCGAGGAGCGCATGCCGGGCGTCCGCCGCGATGCCATCACCGGGCCCGCGGGCCCGGTGGGCGTGCTCGTCGCCTGGCTGGGCGACCCGCTCTCGCCGGTGGAGCGGGGCATCGTCACCGAGGTCTGCGAGGCCGCCGTGATGGAGCGGGCGCGCGAGGAGGTCGTCACCGCGACCGAGTCGCGGCTGCGGGGCGACCTCATCGAGGAGCTGATGGCCGGCGAGGCGGTCAGCCGCGAGTCGATCGTGCGCCGGGCCCGCCACCTGGGCGCCGACCTGTCGGACGGCGCCGTCGCGCTCATCGGGACGCTGCAGGACCCCCACACGGAGGGGCGCCTGATCACCGACCCGCGCCTCGTGCGGCGCTTCCTGCAGCAGGCGCGCGCGGCGATCGACCTGCACTGGCCGCGCTCGCTGGTCGACTGGAACGAAGGCCGGCTGCTCGCCCTGCTGCCGCCCGCGGGCCGGGGCGCGGGGGGCGACCCCACCCGCGAGGAGATCGAGGCCCAGGCGTTCACGCTCGGCAAGCGCCTGCTCGGCGCCACGCGCGCCACCGTCCCCGGGCTGGCGCTCACCCTCGCGCTCTCGCGCTACACGCCCGAGCCCGAGCGCCTCGGCGTGGCGCTCGACGAGTCGCGCCTCGCGCTGTCGATCGGCGAGCGGCTGGGGCGCATCGGCGAGGTCGTGACCTTCGAGGAGACCGGCACCTACAAGCTGCTCTTCCAGATCTTCGCGGACCGCCCGGAGGAGCTGATCGCCTTCTACGACCAGACCATCGCGCCGCTCGTCCGCTACGACGAGCAGTACCAGACGGAGCTCGTCGGCACGCTCTCCACCTACCTGGGCAACGACTGCAACCTGGCCGCCACGGCGAGCACCCTCTACACGCACCGCCACACGGTGCGGTACCGGCTCGACCGCATCGCGGAGCTGTCCGGGCTCGACATCGGCAGGACCGACGACCGCGAGAAGCTCTCGCTGGGCCTGAAGGCCATGCGGTTGCTCGGCCGGCGCGTCGCGGTCCCCGCCGGGAAGGCCGCCAGGCGCAAGGCGAGTTGA
- a CDS encoding CGNR zinc finger domain-containing protein, protein MTTGSEFVLLAGRPALDLCNTQYGGRDLLGCADDLARWFVAAGLADVPPGVSRRDLGAARGLRDGLRTALLASDGPAVATLAQGWLLRAPGRLAVEPGTLEPRFTPQDQTCACLLVAAVLDALELVRDLPGRVRECAAPGCGVVYLDTSRNRSRRWCSMERCGARAKASAYYQRHRGEAGGRGADAAG, encoded by the coding sequence TTGACGACCGGCAGCGAGTTCGTCCTCCTCGCCGGGCGCCCTGCGCTCGACCTCTGCAATACCCAGTACGGGGGCCGGGATCTCCTCGGATGTGCCGACGACCTCGCGCGCTGGTTCGTGGCCGCCGGGCTTGCCGACGTGCCGCCGGGCGTGTCGCGGCGCGACCTGGGCGCCGCGCGGGGGCTGCGCGACGGCCTGCGGACCGCGCTGCTCGCCTCCGACGGGCCCGCGGTCGCGACGCTGGCGCAGGGCTGGCTGCTCCGGGCGCCCGGGCGCCTCGCCGTGGAGCCCGGCACGCTCGAGCCGCGCTTCACGCCGCAGGACCAGACCTGCGCCTGCCTGCTGGTGGCGGCGGTCCTCGACGCGCTCGAGCTGGTGCGCGACCTGCCCGGCCGGGTGCGCGAGTGCGCCGCGCCCGGGTGCGGCGTGGTCTACCTCGACACCAGCCGCAACCGCAGCCGGCGCTGGTGCTCGATGGAGCGCTGCGGGGCGCGGGCGAAGGCCTCGGCCTACTACCAGCGCCACCGCGGCGAGGCCGGCGGACGGGGCGCCGACGCCGCCGGCTAG
- a CDS encoding aminotransferase class IV: MLRSSSRGPGSLAGHSHTPVVWLDGALVDPAAAALPIADPGVRWGEGLFETMRGAGGRVPLLERHLRRMEGSARALGIGPLPGRGTLERAVAEAVAAAGGGDLRVRLRVTALPSVLVEAAPEAPLPEAPGTARAAAVRGAWLPGNRIAEHKTLSYAGHRWSQRRAEAAGADHALLLDDRGRLGEAAVANVVCAVGGALVTAPADGLLPGVARELVMESLPVREAALDEAGWRGADEIVLVSALRGATAVVAVDGAPVGDGRPGPWAARLAALLRAATA, translated from the coding sequence ATGCTGCGCTCCTCGAGCCGGGGACCGGGATCTCTGGCGGGGCATTCTCACACACCGGTCGTCTGGCTCGACGGCGCGCTGGTCGACCCGGCCGCGGCGGCGCTGCCGATCGCCGACCCGGGCGTCCGCTGGGGCGAGGGGCTGTTCGAGACGATGCGCGGCGCGGGCGGTCGCGTGCCGCTGCTGGAGCGCCACCTGCGGCGCATGGAGGGCTCCGCGCGCGCGCTCGGCATCGGGCCGCTGCCCGGCCGCGGGACGCTGGAGCGGGCCGTCGCGGAGGCGGTCGCGGCGGCCGGGGGGGGCGACCTGCGGGTGCGGCTGCGGGTGACGGCGCTGCCCTCCGTGCTGGTGGAGGCCGCGCCCGAGGCGCCGCTGCCGGAGGCCCCCGGGACGGCGCGCGCGGCGGCCGTGCGCGGCGCCTGGCTGCCCGGCAACCGGATCGCCGAGCACAAGACGCTCTCCTACGCGGGCCACCGCTGGAGCCAGCGCCGCGCGGAGGCCGCCGGCGCCGACCACGCGCTGCTGCTCGACGACCGCGGCCGGCTGGGCGAGGCCGCGGTCGCCAACGTGGTCTGCGCGGTCGGCGGCGCGCTCGTGACCGCGCCGGCCGACGGGCTGTTGCCGGGCGTCGCGCGCGAGCTGGTGATGGAGTCGCTGCCGGTGCGCGAGGCCGCGCTCGACGAGGCGGGCTGGCGCGGGGCCGACGAGATCGTGCTCGTCAGCGCGCTGCGCGGGGCGACCGCCGTCGTGGCGGTCGACGGCGCGCCGGTCGGCGACGGCCGCCCGGGCCCCTGGGCGGCGCGCCTGGCGGCGCTGCTGCGCGCCGCGACGGCCTAG
- a CDS encoding glycosyltransferase family 4 protein: protein MRVAFVVQRYGEGVAGGAEALCRATARALAARGDEVEIYTTTARDYLTWAPHFAPGTERDGDVVVHRFPAEPPDPSRSAALVRRLSLAGGGDAAEERAWALAQGPVAPGMLRALAGARARHEALALWTYLYATSQLALPLARERSVLVPLAHDEPMLRFALSRGLVRMAAGLAFMTPEERRLVDDLHGIRGRPEAIVGAGLDPAPAGDGARARARLAALPPRFALYVGRVDAAKGLDALVRAHARYRAAGGSLALVLAGRPAGQLALPAWVRTTGFVDEATRADLLDAAEVVVVPSANESLSLLALEAWGAGRPTLATARSDVLAGQTARSGGGLLYTDDLTYARQLSRLAADPRLREALGGMGRRWVAGQTWDACARRWRGLLARVRRPLAAR, encoded by the coding sequence GTGCGGGTCGCGTTCGTCGTCCAGCGGTACGGCGAGGGCGTGGCGGGCGGCGCGGAGGCGCTCTGCCGCGCCACCGCGCGGGCGCTGGCGGCGCGAGGGGACGAGGTCGAGATCTACACGACCACCGCCCGCGACTACCTGACCTGGGCGCCGCACTTCGCGCCGGGGACCGAGCGGGACGGCGACGTGGTCGTTCACCGCTTTCCGGCCGAGCCGCCGGACCCGTCGCGGTCGGCCGCGCTCGTGCGGCGCCTGTCGCTGGCCGGCGGCGGCGACGCCGCCGAGGAGCGGGCCTGGGCGCTGGCGCAGGGTCCCGTGGCCCCGGGCATGCTGCGGGCGCTGGCCGGCGCCCGGGCGCGTCACGAGGCGCTCGCGCTGTGGACCTACCTGTACGCCACCTCGCAGCTGGCGTTGCCGCTGGCCCGGGAGCGCTCCGTGCTCGTGCCGCTGGCCCACGACGAGCCGATGCTGCGCTTCGCGCTCAGTCGCGGCCTGGTGCGGATGGCGGCGGGGCTGGCGTTCATGACGCCCGAGGAGCGGCGGCTGGTGGACGACCTGCACGGCATCCGCGGCCGGCCGGAGGCGATCGTGGGCGCGGGGCTCGACCCCGCCCCGGCCGGCGACGGGGCGCGGGCGCGCGCGCGGCTCGCCGCCCTGCCGCCCCGGTTCGCGCTCTACGTGGGGCGGGTGGACGCCGCCAAGGGCCTCGACGCGCTCGTGCGCGCCCACGCCCGCTACCGGGCCGCGGGCGGCAGCCTGGCGCTGGTGCTGGCCGGCCGGCCGGCCGGCCAGCTGGCGCTGCCGGCCTGGGTGCGGACGACCGGGTTCGTGGACGAGGCGACCCGCGCCGACCTGCTGGACGCCGCGGAGGTCGTCGTGGTGCCCTCGGCCAACGAGAGCCTCTCGCTGCTCGCGCTGGAGGCCTGGGGCGCCGGCCGGCCGACGCTCGCCACGGCGCGCTCCGACGTGCTGGCCGGGCAGACGGCCCGCTCGGGCGGCGGCCTGCTCTACACCGACGACCTCACCTACGCGCGCCAGCTCTCGCGCCTCGCGGCCGACCCCAGATTGCGCGAGGCGCTCGGCGGGATGGGCCGGCGCTGGGTCGCCGGGCAGACCTGGGACGCGTGCGCCCGCCGCTGGCGGGGCCTGCTCGCGCGCGTCCGGCGTCCCCTGGCCGCCCGCTGA
- a CDS encoding zf-TFIIB domain-containing protein produces MRDPSTRPHRGEPMRCPSCGTRLVELERSDVLIDACPECRGVWLDRGELDRILDRERRAAAGVRDDDEDFFVEMEGRRGGGRREAPRDDDRDRDRDRDRPRRRRKGLLEDLFDLDF; encoded by the coding sequence ATGCGCGATCCCTCCACCCGTCCCCACCGCGGCGAGCCGATGCGCTGCCCGTCGTGCGGCACCCGCCTGGTCGAGCTCGAGCGCAGCGACGTGCTCATCGACGCCTGCCCGGAGTGCCGCGGCGTCTGGCTCGACCGCGGCGAGCTCGACCGCATCCTCGACCGCGAGCGGCGCGCCGCCGCCGGCGTGCGCGACGACGACGAGGACTTCTTCGTCGAGATGGAGGGCCGGCGCGGCGGTGGGCGCCGCGAGGCGCCGCGCGACGACGACCGCGACCGCGACCGGGACCGCGATCGGCCCAGGCGCCGCCGCAAGGGCCTGCTCGAGGACCTCTTCGACCTCGACTTCTAG
- a CDS encoding alpha/beta fold hydrolase, with the protein MPPREPIVLLHPFPLDAGFWEPARRALGDARPALVPEFPGFGAAPPQRGAGVDGFADAVAARISDASPTGRAVVAGCSLGGYVALSLAARHPERVAALVLADTRAEPDTAEAAAGRARTAERVLAEGTAAWLDEFVPGAVAPDADDAARAVRAIAGRQSPEAVAGALAALAGRADRRPDLPRIAAPALVLVGAQDALTPPAMAEALAAGLPDAELVVLPGAGHLAPLERPEEFAAAVRGFLVRRLP; encoded by the coding sequence ATGCCCCCGCGCGAGCCCATCGTGCTGCTCCACCCGTTCCCGCTCGACGCGGGCTTCTGGGAACCCGCGCGGCGGGCACTGGGGGACGCCCGGCCGGCCCTCGTCCCCGAGTTCCCGGGCTTCGGCGCGGCGCCACCGCAGCGGGGGGCGGGCGTCGACGGCTTCGCCGACGCCGTCGCCGCCCGCATCTCGGACGCCTCCCCGACGGGGCGCGCCGTCGTGGCCGGGTGCTCGTTGGGCGGCTACGTCGCCCTGTCGCTGGCCGCGCGGCACCCCGAGCGCGTCGCCGCCCTCGTGCTCGCCGACACCCGGGCGGAGCCCGACACGGCCGAGGCCGCCGCGGGGCGTGCGCGGACCGCCGAGCGCGTGCTCGCCGAGGGCACGGCCGCCTGGCTCGACGAGTTCGTGCCCGGCGCGGTGGCCCCGGACGCCGACGACGCCGCGCGGGCCGTCCGCGCGATCGCCGGCCGGCAGTCGCCCGAGGCCGTGGCCGGAGCGCTCGCCGCGCTCGCGGGGCGCGCCGACCGGCGGCCCGACCTGCCCCGCATCGCCGCGCCGGCGCTGGTGCTGGTGGGCGCCCAGGACGCGCTCACCCCGCCGGCGATGGCCGAGGCGCTGGCGGCCGGCCTGCCCGACGCCGAGCTCGTGGTGCTGCCGGGGGCCGGCCACCTGGCCCCGCTGGAGCGCCCGGAGGAGTTCGCGGCCGCCGTGCGCGGCTTCCTGGTGCGGCGGCTGCCCTAG
- a CDS encoding sugar transferase codes for MTTRPTRHGEPPIATPAPDRRHARRDARFLPLLSGPAGAAAVRRVLSVAVLVTIDVTACFAGVYAALAIKLLVQGQAVDSGAIWAVEQKALPLAAATMILVFAKNRLYAPREQRGGAARVLSSVTLSTLVVLAVTLVAGWRFDTYYIFYASWFLVSVLVVALRASYDSVTALALDALRFERRALLVGSPALVSSIAASLERSESRQGVPYRVVGSHQLIAGLGREGAGGAAGELRRALDPEAVDEVILTGWAGDDAPVLELLEVCRRRGLPVRLAPTTAELLSHSVQAVPAPGLPLFELRPPVLGGAAFLAKRAFDLVVGSLLGLLLMPVLAAAAVAIRLEDGGPVLHRDRRVGVEEHEFTCFKLRTMRVGAHLEQDRLEHANEADGAIFKMRADPRVTRVGRVLRRLSIDELPQLWNVLRGEMSLVGPRPLPLRDYQRLDDLHKKRYLVLPGLTGLWQVSGRSELSFDDLVRLDFYYIETWSIWLDLTIMARTIPVVLGRKGAY; via the coding sequence GTGACCACCCGGCCCACACGGCACGGCGAGCCGCCCATCGCGACCCCCGCGCCGGACCGCCGGCACGCGCGCCGCGACGCCCGCTTCCTGCCCCTGCTGTCCGGCCCGGCGGGCGCGGCGGCGGTGCGGCGGGTGCTGTCGGTGGCGGTGCTGGTGACGATCGACGTGACCGCCTGCTTCGCCGGGGTCTACGCGGCGCTGGCGATCAAGCTGCTCGTGCAGGGGCAGGCGGTCGATTCGGGCGCCATCTGGGCGGTGGAGCAGAAGGCGCTGCCCCTGGCGGCCGCGACGATGATCCTGGTCTTCGCCAAGAACCGCCTCTACGCGCCGCGCGAGCAGCGCGGCGGCGCGGCGCGGGTGCTGTCGTCGGTGACGCTGTCGACGCTCGTGGTGCTGGCGGTGACGCTCGTGGCCGGGTGGCGTTTCGACACCTACTACATCTTCTACGCGTCCTGGTTCCTGGTGAGCGTGCTGGTCGTGGCGCTGCGGGCGAGCTACGACAGCGTGACCGCGCTCGCCCTGGACGCGCTGCGGTTCGAGCGGCGGGCGCTGCTGGTCGGGTCGCCGGCGCTCGTCTCGTCGATCGCGGCGAGCCTCGAGCGCTCGGAGAGCCGCCAGGGCGTGCCCTACCGGGTGGTCGGCTCGCATCAGCTGATCGCCGGGCTCGGGCGCGAGGGCGCGGGCGGCGCGGCGGGCGAGCTGCGCCGGGCGCTCGACCCGGAGGCCGTGGACGAGGTGATCCTCACCGGCTGGGCGGGCGACGACGCGCCGGTGCTGGAGCTGCTCGAGGTGTGCCGCCGGCGCGGCCTGCCGGTGCGGCTCGCGCCCACGACGGCGGAGCTGCTGTCGCACTCGGTGCAGGCCGTGCCGGCCCCGGGCCTGCCGCTGTTCGAGCTGCGGCCGCCGGTGCTGGGCGGCGCCGCCTTCCTCGCCAAGCGCGCCTTCGACCTGGTGGTGGGCTCGCTGCTCGGCCTGCTGCTGATGCCGGTGCTCGCGGCGGCCGCGGTGGCGATCCGGCTGGAGGACGGCGGCCCGGTGCTGCACCGCGACCGGCGGGTCGGCGTGGAGGAGCACGAGTTCACCTGCTTCAAGCTGCGCACGATGCGGGTGGGCGCCCACCTGGAGCAGGACCGGCTCGAGCACGCCAACGAGGCTGACGGCGCCATCTTCAAGATGCGCGCCGACCCGCGCGTGACCCGGGTGGGCCGGGTGCTGCGGCGGCTGTCGATCGACGAGCTGCCGCAGCTCTGGAACGTCCTGCGCGGCGAGATGTCGCTCGTGGGGCCGCGGCCGCTGCCGCTACGCGACTACCAGCGGCTGGACGACCTCCACAAGAAGCGATACCTGGTGCTGCCCGGGCTCACCGGGCTGTGGCAGGTGAGCGGCCGCAGCGAGCTGTCGTTCGACGACCTGGTGCGGCTCGACTTCTATTACATCGAGACGTGGTCGATCTGGCTCGACCTGACGATCATGGCGCGCACGATCCCGGTGGTGCTGGGCCGCAAGGGTGCCTATTGA
- a CDS encoding glutamine synthetase III yields the protein MPRVRESNVIAAQWSPNGSAVQPGDLTIPGASVYGANVFGPDEQRARLPKDVYRQLQATIERGEPLDPSLADAVALAMKDWALGKGATHYTHWFQPLTGSTAEKHDSFFSPVDGASIAHFSGKELIRGEPDASSFPSGGIRATFEARGYTAWDPTSPAFIMENPNGAYLCIPTAFASWTGEALDTKIPLLRSMAALNKSALRALRLFGDETTQRVFTTIGPEQEYFLIDEQFFYQRPDLVATGRTLFGAKPAKGQQLDDHYFGSIPERVLAYMLEVERELGKLGVPIKTRHNEVAPAQYEIAPVFENSNIGTDNQQLCMQVMQNVARRYGLVCLLHEKPFAGVNGSGKHNNWSMSTDDANLLDPGETPHDNLQFLFFATAVIKAVDKHQGLLRASIAGAGQDHRLGANEAPPAIISIFLGKELEDVFTAIAAGEPAVSVAREVMNLGTHVLPDLPRDTGDRNRTSPFAFTGNRFEFRALGSSQSPSFPNTVLNTIVAEAIDDLCEELERAVTGGGTVEDALSGVIKSTYAQAGRIVFDGDGYSEEWHQEAARRGLLNLRSTPDALPEMVSEQTTALFGNYGVLNERELHSRYEVALEQYVIKLNIEAETAADIAATMLLPAAARHLVLLKDAGLTTLAQETAAMIGEFEAAIKTLQRANLDENHPQDLMDEARYMRDTVMEAVAAVREVADWLERTVADDLWPLPRYSEMLFIK from the coding sequence ATGCCCAGAGTCCGTGAGAGCAACGTCATCGCCGCGCAGTGGAGCCCCAACGGCTCCGCCGTCCAGCCCGGCGACCTGACCATTCCCGGTGCCTCCGTCTACGGCGCGAACGTCTTCGGCCCCGACGAGCAGCGCGCGCGCCTGCCGAAGGACGTCTACCGGCAGCTGCAGGCCACCATCGAGCGGGGCGAGCCCCTGGACCCGAGCCTGGCCGACGCGGTCGCGCTCGCCATGAAGGACTGGGCGCTCGGCAAGGGGGCGACCCACTACACCCACTGGTTCCAGCCCCTGACCGGCTCGACCGCCGAGAAGCACGACTCGTTCTTCTCGCCGGTCGACGGCGCGTCGATCGCCCACTTCTCCGGCAAGGAGCTGATCCGCGGCGAGCCGGACGCCTCGAGCTTCCCGAGCGGCGGCATCCGCGCCACCTTCGAGGCGCGCGGCTACACCGCCTGGGACCCGACCAGCCCCGCGTTCATCATGGAGAACCCGAACGGGGCGTACCTCTGCATCCCGACGGCGTTCGCCTCCTGGACCGGCGAGGCGCTCGACACGAAGATCCCGCTCCTGCGCTCGATGGCCGCGCTCAACAAGTCGGCCCTGCGCGCGCTGCGCCTGTTCGGCGACGAGACGACCCAGCGCGTCTTCACGACGATCGGGCCGGAGCAGGAGTACTTCCTGATCGACGAGCAGTTCTTCTACCAGCGCCCCGACCTGGTGGCGACCGGCCGCACGCTGTTCGGCGCCAAGCCGGCGAAGGGCCAGCAGCTCGACGACCACTACTTCGGCTCGATCCCCGAGCGGGTGCTCGCCTACATGCTCGAGGTGGAGCGCGAGCTCGGCAAGCTCGGCGTGCCGATCAAGACCCGCCACAACGAGGTGGCGCCGGCGCAGTACGAGATCGCGCCCGTCTTCGAGAACTCGAACATCGGCACCGACAACCAGCAGCTCTGCATGCAGGTGATGCAGAACGTGGCCCGCCGCTACGGCCTGGTGTGCCTGCTGCACGAGAAGCCGTTCGCCGGCGTGAACGGCTCGGGCAAGCACAACAACTGGTCGATGAGCACCGACGACGCCAACCTGCTCGACCCGGGCGAGACGCCGCACGACAACCTGCAGTTCCTGTTCTTCGCCACGGCGGTGATCAAGGCCGTCGACAAGCACCAGGGCCTGCTGCGCGCCTCCATCGCGGGGGCCGGCCAGGACCACCGGCTCGGCGCCAACGAGGCCCCGCCGGCGATCATCTCGATCTTCCTCGGCAAGGAGCTCGAGGACGTCTTCACGGCGATCGCCGCCGGCGAGCCCGCCGTCAGCGTGGCCCGCGAGGTGATGAACCTCGGCACGCACGTGCTGCCCGACCTGCCGCGCGACACGGGCGACCGCAACCGCACCAGCCCGTTCGCGTTCACCGGCAACCGCTTCGAGTTCCGGGCGCTCGGCTCCAGCCAGTCGCCGAGCTTCCCGAACACGGTGCTCAACACGATCGTCGCCGAGGCGATCGACGACCTCTGCGAGGAGCTCGAGCGGGCGGTGACGGGCGGCGGCACGGTCGAGGACGCGCTCTCGGGCGTGATCAAGTCGACGTACGCGCAGGCCGGCCGGATCGTCTTCGACGGCGACGGATACTCCGAGGAGTGGCACCAGGAGGCCGCGCGCCGCGGGCTGCTCAACCTGCGCAGCACGCCCGACGCCCTGCCGGAGATGGTCTCGGAGCAGACGACGGCGCTGTTCGGCAACTACGGCGTGCTCAACGAGCGCGAGCTGCACTCGCGCTACGAGGTCGCCCTCGAGCAGTACGTCATCAAGCTCAACATCGAGGCCGAGACGGCCGCGGACATCGCGGCGACGATGCTGCTGCCGGCGGCGGCGCGCCACCTGGTGCTGCTGAAGGACGCGGGGCTCACCACCCTCGCCCAGGAGACCGCGGCGATGATCGGCGAGTTCGAGGCGGCCATCAAGACGCTCCAGCGGGCCAACCTCGACGAGAACCACCCGCAGGACCTCATGGACGAGGCCCGCTACATGCGCGACACGGTGATGGAGGCGGTGGCCGCGGTGCGCGAGGTCGCCGATTGGCTCGAGCGCACGGTGGCCGACGACCTGTGGCCGCTGCCGCGCTACTCGGAGATGCTCTTCATCAAGTAG
- a CDS encoding alpha/beta fold hydrolase: MPSLPPAIELAVHRRGEGPLLVALHDLGQTGSSMIDALAAVSGEFEIVAPDLRGHGASPTPHGPWSVDDFASDVARLVAAEGGDALLVGVGLGAATGLALALGHPGLISGLVVSGVGPRGEDPEGQDRWARAARALRERAGAEGAALAAEAMGTRPDWRGALAQVDAPVIVVAGAADRAVPAEVQRELSAWMQNARFHVVREAGHNVAVERPNELVQAIRRLSRSLDREPVAA; the protein is encoded by the coding sequence ATGCCTTCACTGCCGCCCGCCATCGAGCTCGCCGTCCACCGTCGTGGGGAGGGGCCCCTGCTCGTGGCCCTGCACGACCTGGGACAGACGGGCAGCAGCATGATCGACGCGCTCGCCGCCGTCAGCGGCGAGTTCGAGATCGTGGCGCCGGACCTGCGGGGCCACGGCGCCTCGCCCACCCCGCACGGCCCCTGGAGCGTCGACGACTTCGCGTCGGACGTGGCCCGGCTGGTCGCCGCCGAGGGCGGCGACGCGCTGCTGGTGGGCGTCGGCCTGGGCGCGGCGACCGGCCTGGCGCTGGCCCTGGGCCACCCGGGGCTGATCTCCGGCCTGGTGGTGTCGGGCGTCGGCCCGCGCGGCGAGGACCCCGAGGGCCAGGACCGCTGGGCGCGGGCCGCGCGGGCGCTGCGCGAGCGTGCCGGCGCCGAGGGCGCCGCGCTCGCCGCCGAGGCCATGGGCACGCGCCCGGACTGGCGCGGCGCGCTGGCCCAGGTCGACGCGCCGGTGATCGTCGTCGCCGGCGCCGCCGACCGGGCGGTCCCGGCCGAGGTGCAGCGCGAGCTGTCGGCGTGGATGCAGAACGCGCGCTTCCACGTGGTGCGCGAGGCCGGCCACAACGTGGCCGTCGAGCGGCCCAACGAGCTCGTCCAGGCCATCCGCCGGCTGTCGCGCTCCCTCGACCGGGAGCCGGTCGCGGCGTAG